In the Blautia coccoides genome, GCGCTTCAAAAAAACAGGTACAGGATTATTAAAGAGAAACAAAGCTTACAAGAGCCATATCTTAACAAAGAAATCTCAGAAGAGAAAAAGAAACCTGAGAAAAGCAGCTATCACAGATGCAACCAACGTAA is a window encoding:
- the rpmI gene encoding 50S ribosomal protein L35 — its product is MPKMKTTKAAAKRFKKTGTGLLKRNKAYKSHILTKKSQKRKRNLRKAAITDATNVKAIKKILPYI